The Streptosporangiales bacterium genome window below encodes:
- a CDS encoding 2Fe-2S iron-sulfur cluster binding domain-containing protein, with product MSSEPSAAARQVVLRVNGTDHRVDVEPRTLLVDAIRERVGLTGTHIGCDSTSCGACTVLLDDRPVKSCTLFAVQAEGAAIRTVESVAAPGGALHPLQQAFEDEFAFQCGYCTAGMLMSSLAIYERGGTPTRDQIRNGLVGNLCRCTGYESIVDAVQAATSRREGADDDGT from the coding sequence ATGAGCAGCGAACCCAGCGCCGCAGCCAGACAGGTGGTGCTGCGCGTCAACGGCACCGACCACCGCGTCGACGTGGAGCCGCGCACCCTGCTGGTGGACGCCATCCGTGAGCGGGTGGGCCTGACCGGCACGCACATCGGCTGCGACAGCACCAGCTGCGGCGCCTGCACCGTGCTGCTCGACGACCGGCCGGTGAAGTCGTGCACGCTGTTCGCCGTCCAGGCCGAGGGCGCGGCCATCCGCACGGTGGAGAGCGTGGCCGCGCCCGGTGGTGCGCTCCACCCGTTGCAGCAGGCCTTCGAGGACGAGTTCGCCTTCCAGTGCGGGTACTGCACCGCAGGCATGTTGATGTCGTCGCTGGCCATCTACGAACGCGGCGGCACCCCGACCCGCGACCAGATCAGGAACGGGCTGGTCGGCAACCTCTGCCGCTGCACCGGGTACGAGTCGATCGTGGACGCCGTGCAGGCGGCGACGTCCCGGCGGGAGGGAGCCGACGATGACGGCACCTGA